One Stenotrophomonas maltophilia R551-3 genomic window, GCCATGCCCATGCCGCCCAGGAAGATCGGCATCACCGCCCACGGCAGTGCGAACTGTGGCGCCAGGCCGACGTAGCCGATGTTCAGCAGCACCGACAACGCACACAGGCCGAAACCGATGGCGACCTGTCGCGTGGGGCTGCTGTGCCCGGCCATGCGCCCGGACAGGAACGAGCCGGTGGTCATGCCGCCGATGGTGGGAATGAACAGCCAGGCGAAACCGCCCTCGCCCAGGTGCAGGTGCTGCATCACGAACACCGGCGCCGAGGAGATGTACAGGAACACGCCACCGAAGCCGATGCTGCCGGCCAACGCCAGGCGCAGGAAACGCGGATTGAAGCCGATGCGAACGTAGTCGCGCAGCAGCACGCGCGGTGACAACGGCACGCGCGCCTCGACCGGATGGGTTTCCGGCAGGTAGCGTGCAGTGGCCGCCAGCAGCACCAGCGCGAACACCACCAGGAACCAGAAGATCAACGGCCAGCCAGCGCCGCTGAGCAGGATCCAGCCACCGATGATCGGGGCGATCGCCGGGGCGATGCCGAACAGCATCGACACCTGGCTCATCAGCCGCTGTGCGTCATGGCCGTGGTACAGGTCGCGGATCACCGCTCGGCCGACGATCATGCCGACACCTGCCGACAAGCCCTGCAGTGCGCGGAAGCCCAGCAGCGTGGTCAGGTCAGTGGACAGCGCACAGCCGACTGAGGCGCCGACGAATATCACCAGGCCGCCGAGGATCACCCGCTTGCGGCCCCAGGCGTCGGACAGCGGTCCATGGGCCAGGCTCATCAGGCCGTAGAACAGCAGGTACACGCTGATGGTCTGCTGCACCGCCACTTCGTCCACCGCCAGGCGCTGGGCCAGCTGCGGGAACGCCGGGAAGATGGTGTCGATCGAGAACGGACCGAACATGGCCAGGCCAGCAAGCAGCAGGGCCATGCGGCGGGTGGAAGGAGCAACAGCGGCGGTCATGGAGAGGCGTCCGGCAGGGCCATGC contains:
- a CDS encoding multidrug effflux MFS transporter, translating into MTAAVAPSTRRMALLLAGLAMFGPFSIDTIFPAFPQLAQRLAVDEVAVQQTISVYLLFYGLMSLAHGPLSDAWGRKRVILGGLVIFVGASVGCALSTDLTTLLGFRALQGLSAGVGMIVGRAVIRDLYHGHDAQRLMSQVSMLFGIAPAIAPIIGGWILLSGAGWPLIFWFLVVFALVLLAATARYLPETHPVEARVPLSPRVLLRDYVRIGFNPRFLRLALAGSIGFGGVFLYISSAPVFVMQHLHLGEGGFAWLFIPTIGGMTTGSFLSGRMAGHSSPTRQVAIGFGLCALSVLLNIGYVGLAPQFALPWAVMPIFLGGMGMALIFPILALAVLDMYPHQRGLASSLQAFVQLMISTVVAGVVSPLLSASPLHLALGQAAFFGAGFVFWYWEHQRERAAQAACTGH